gcttggcggcccggtaccaagtgacccacggaccggtaccggtgtCCCGTTTTAATTGGTCAGTTATCTCAACCGTTTTAGCCCCCGTCCCCCCAAGTAACACAGTGACGACCAAAATTAAGATATAGTGTGAACTGTTTATCATTAGCATACCCTTGAATACTGCATACAGTATTAAAACAGTGCTCTTGGAAACAGTTGAGCCAATCTTCCATGCACATGTAGACCTTCACTTACCTAAATTGAGCATGCGGCAAAGTCAAGCCCGCAATCAACTTTTATATTATTCTAATTTTGgtcaatgaaataataaactCTCTAGCCTCAAAGACGCCATAATAAAGATCTCAACCCAAGTGTGATGCTGCTCAATACTACTCTGGCTACCGCTGCAGTACTTTTTGTGTTCTACAGATGGCAGCCAAGTCGCAAAGCATAagtcgaggaaaaaaaaaaagcactggtCAGTAAAATGCCTCTCGTGGCATCATTCTGACAGATTGACTTCCAAGGAGGTTGATACATCTTGTTTCAAAATTAGGGGACACTGCAATTAGTGTTTGTCTCAATTTGCATCATGTTCTGCCCGGGAGCGAGGCAGATCTCATGTAGTTTGCAAACAATGGGCAATAAGGAAAGTCATCTAGGCAACAAAGGTTTAAACAGCATCAATGTCTacttggaaaaaaaggcacaCGACAGTTTAATTTCTCAAAAAGATTTATTTAAACAGTTTTCTTGTTTGCGGCTGCAACCTGAAGGGAAGAGAAACAAAGCGTCAAGTGTCTTTCGCAGCAACGCCAGCAATTGCAAATGCATCCAATTTGGGGGGCCTGAATGGAGCAAATTATGCCACCCAGCTCTTTTATGTTCCATTCATCTCACTCGATGAGCGAGCACGAGAACGCATTCCAAACAGAACAATGCTGTGGGACCCTGAGTGCTCGCTACTAAAAGCAGCGTCGAGTGTGATGACGAGTGAAAAGGCATTGGGCGACATGATACACGTGTGGGTGGCGGGGTTCTGATTTACAAGGGGCCCTGCAACACGCTTCCTGCCAATTTGTGCGGAGGCGGGGTGTGCTCGTCTGCTCATTAGCATGGGTAAACAAGGCGAAGGCGCCATACGGACATCCTGTCAAGCATGAAATCCCCTCCTAATGTTTACCCCTTTTACCCTTGGATTACTACAGCGGCACTTGGACCCCCTTTCTTGACAAGGCCCGAGAGCGAGGCGCTTCGGGGAATCAAGAAGTCTTAGACACAACTCACTCGGCTGACAGGTAACATTTGCTCAAGGACAAGTGCTCTAATAAACGAGTTACATGGCATGGAAAATGAGATTCCTCAGACGCTTAGACAAAATTGAGCGCGACGTATTTCCAAACACAAGCTAGGCTAAACAATCAATTGCGGCAAACAAAAACGGCACAAATCTGCATCAGCAATCGATTGCACTTGTGGCATCTTTAAAGCGGCCGCACTTATAAATGAAGACGTTGCTTTTGAAGCATTTTGAGAAAATAACCTTGCAGTAACCTCGGCCGGGTTTAGACGTGCCAAATGGTGCAATCAACGAATGCAGAGGCTTAGCGGCGGTTTTGTTCAGCTGCTTTGATTTGTGACTCGAAAGCGGGAAGGGGCTCCTCGCAGACCTCTAATTCTGACACATCAAATGCAAGGAGGAAAATGAGAACATGGCTGCTCACCTGGCCGGCAATTCTGTCCAGGTCTCTAGTTCCCTGGGAGGTTAGTCTGCGACCACTGGaagaaaagataaaaatgtcagcgcaaaaaaagaaaagaaaaaaggcatAGTTCAACCTCACAACAGCAGACAACTTGGCCATTAAGCATATGttagaaaaataatgataaaagcACCGTGTTGAGTATACGTAGCAACTCTTACCCATTGGGGTCCTTCTCAATCATCTTGAGAAGCTCGAGTGCCTGCAGCACTTTGCGGGCCACGTTCTTGGATCCAACGCTGTAGTGGGCGGGACAAACGCCGTTCCTATTGCGGCCACCATAGATTTTGGTCATGGAGCCCACGCCGGCCCCCCCTCGGAGGTACAGGTGACGAACTGTGGAGGCTATGTGAGCAGAGGCAAAGCATGAGAATACAAAACTACACAATCTTAAACCGATATATAGACGCTGAAGTGTGAACGGCTAGCCTGGAAGGAGACTCAGGGTCGCTGTTGCGCACCCTGAATTGATTGCCATGGTAACCATGATGAATGATATGAAGGTATGATTGGAACCAGCATGTCACTCTGAGATAGGACACAGTGCAGCAGAAATATTTATCCTGTTTTAATTCTGAGCCAAAGAACAAATTCTAATTGCAAGGATAGAtagatttttttggtttttaatttctgttcatttttaacaacACTCGATCCTTCATCCAGAGGTTCAGCGACACCCTGCAACTAAGTAAACATTTTACGGCAGCTCAATTTTGCCCGGggatatctatctatctatctatctatctatctatctatctatctatctatctatctatctatctatctatctagcaGAAGCAAAACGTGAAAGCGTATCGCACGTCACCTACCGGCTCTGATGTAGAACCAGTTCTCGTCACAGGGGGCCAACTCCTTGTGTTTGCCCAGCTTGACGAGGTCCACCCAGTCAGGCACCTTCAGCTTCCCTGacctaataaaaacaaaataaatcacgtTTGTTTACAACACGTGGTCTTTCAAATGCGCGACATGATTCCAAGCACTTAGGTCCAATTGTAAAGGAAGCATACAAGCTCCATGGGATTCAAGGGGAATACACGAGTTGCTTACTTCTTCAGGAAGGCAGCCAGTGCAGTG
This DNA window, taken from Syngnathus acus chromosome 16, fSynAcu1.2, whole genome shotgun sequence, encodes the following:
- the rps19 gene encoding 40S ribosomal protein S19, producing MPGVTVKDVNQQEFVTALAAFLKKSGKLKVPDWVDLVKLGKHKELAPCDENWFYIRAASTVRHLYLRGGAGVGSMTKIYGGRNRNGVCPAHYSVGSKNVARKVLQALELLKMIEKDPNGGRRLTSQGTRDLDRIAGQVAAANKKTV